The following are from one region of the Colias croceus chromosome 4, ilColCroc2.1 genome:
- the LOC123691410 gene encoding dynein axonemal intermediate chain 4, whose translation MAVNIMLVESTEPSSTATTEPSKLSIAESLSKVSRATFSFMEKRQAHNVFEDGLDMTPDDIIDPDYVTMFDTFSHAAFESKPRARSDLALKAKSKSAADMGMKVYATTISLDDIHIDHTQNTEEGFVPDVDLDRAPSAFYLPKEYPIMSYPPEIFIVLKETETVFMFELPCFSYEKSTPEGAKVEEENEFYQYITVGKGRNRKMVVEETQTKEYVSQTRHTLATRPQKKNAIVFASMWDMHDTYSKLANVKAPEEPDEMVMYQSAAPTLLRKKTKKVENVSEKKGKTFDDIATSPEFLDAVLLTERVLSTLEYSDQQKKFRGLVTIDPLSLDLVYVYSMKPLWTLECEETANRPITSISFNPKNNNILAVGHGKYAYAERFSGLVCIWCTKNPCKPERLYHFPDPLTSVAFSDKNPNWLACGFANGDVLILDITSYPIKTIAKSKRDTNPCFEPIWALSWRNIDRDNQYLMTTCQDGRINKFTSTKTHDFICTPMMRISTVEGQMKGLETPKQCLKTDIPITRYPAALCMKWHPTVDHVYLVGTDEGCIHKCSTHYLNQHMDVYRAHSGPVYSMEYSPFMNSLLVSCGADNAIRLWIEGMDDVIMTLNCPSAVFDIAFCPINSTILISASGNVLSIWDLRRKTHMPCAEYTFPPQVSLMYIKFSPSGDNVFVGDTLGRVHTFHLEDTPIPPFYQRQLLDEAIKKALCTRPQLLKQLDKLEKFKEKYSK comes from the exons ATGGCGGTTAATATCATGCTAGTT GAGTCAACGGAACCAAGTTCCACTGCAACAACTGAACCTTCTAAATTAAGTATCGCAGAATCATTATCGAAAGTAAGTAGAGCCACATTTTCGTTTATGGAAAAAAGGCAAGCTCACAATGTATTTGAGGACGGCTTAGATATGACCCCAGATGATATAATTGACCCTGATTACGTGACAATGTTCGACACCTTTTCACATGCGGCTTTTGAGAGCAAACCACGTGCTAGGAGCGACCTTGCTCTAAAAGCCAAGTCGAAATCAGCAGCCGATATGGGCATGAAAGTTTACGCCACCACAATCTCCCTTGACGACATTCATATCGACCACACACAGAATACTGAAGAGGGCTTCGTTCCTGACGTCGACTTAGATAGAGCACCATCTGCTTTTTATTTACCAAAAGAATATCCAATCATGTCTTACCCAccagaaatatttattgttctcAAAGAAACAGAAACTGTGTTTATGTTTGAACTGCCCTGTTTCTCATATGAGAAATCAACCCCTGAAGGAGCAAAAGTCGAAGAGGAAAATGAATTTTACCAGTACATAACAGTAGGAAAAGGTAGAAATAGGAAAATGGTGGTAGAGGAAACTCAAACAAAGGAATATGTTAGCCAGACTCGCCACACGTTAGCTACGAGACCACAGAAGAAAAATGCCATAGTTTTTGCTTCTATGTGGGATATGCACGACACTTATTCAAAACTCGCAAATGTTAAAGCACCTGAAGAACCCGATGAGATGGTAATGTATCAATCTGCTGCTCCAACGCTACTGCGCAAGAAAACAAAGAAAGTTGAAAATGTTTCAGAGAAAAAGGGGAAAACATTTGATGATATAGCAACAAGCCCAGAATTTCTGGATGCTGTACTGTTGACAGAACGCGTTCTCTCTACGTTAGAATATTCTGATCAGCAGAAGAAGTTTAGAGGACTGGTTACAATAGACCCTCTTTCACTCGACTTAGTTTATGTTTATTCGATGAAGCCGCTTTGGACATTAGAATGTGAAGAGACTGCTAACAGACCAATCACAAGCATTTCCTTTAATcctaagaataataatattttagcagTTGGTCATGGAAAGTACGCATATGCAGAACGATTCTCCGGCTTGGTGTGCATTTGGTGCACTAAGAATCCCTGTAAACCTGAAAGATTGTACCATTTCCCAGATCCTCTTACGTCAGTAGCTTTTTCTGATAAAAATCCCAATTGGTTAGCATGTGGCTTTGCTAACGGCGATGTCTTAATATTGGATATAACATCATATCCCATTAAAACGATAGCGAAAAGCAAGCGGGATACTAACCCATGTTTCGAGCCTATTTGGGCGTTGAGTTGGCGAAACATAGATAGAGACAATCAATATTTAATGACAACTTGCCAAGATGGGAGGATAAATAAATTCACGAGCACAAAGACGCATGATTTCATATGCACACCGATGATGCGAATATCCACAGTTGAAGGTCAAATGAAGGGGCTAGAAACGCCGAAGCAATGTTTGAAAACAGACATTCCGATAACAAGATACCCAGCCGCGCTTTGTATGAAGTGGCATCCTACAGTCGATCACGTTTATCTCGTAGGAACTGACGAAGGTTGCATTCACAAATGTTCGACGCATTATTTAAACCAGCACATGGACGTCTACAGAGCTCATTCTGGTCCAGTTTATAGTATGGAATATTCACCATTCATGAATTCATTGCTGGTTTCGTGTGGCGCGGATAACGCAATTAGGTTATGGATAGAAGGAATGGACGATGTTATAATGACTTTGAACTGTCCGAGTGCAGTGTTCGACATAGCTTTCTGTCCGATAAATTCgactattttaatatcagcAAGCGGTAATGTATTATCAATTTGGGATTTGCGCCGTAAAACTCATATGCCGTGTGCCGAATACACGTTTCCACCTCAGGTGTCTCTAATGTACATTAAGTTTTCTCCATCGGGTGATAATGTTTTTGTAGGAGATACATTAGGCCGAGTACATACATTCCATTTAGAAGATACTCCCATACCGCCTTTCTATCAACGGCAATTATTAGATGAAGCGATAAAGAAAGCCTTATGTACTCGACCACAGTTATTGAAACAACTCGACAAGTTGGAAAAATTTAAGGAGAAATATTCAAAGTGA
- the LOC123691445 gene encoding uncharacterized protein LOC123691445 isoform X1: protein MKRILRRLREKLLPKDLPPPYSVNDGNYENRPDELRNEVIPSPAPPVREVIDLLANCNITNSSEQFSEVEYAEIGDMGLWHSTPLPHRHKSKVSLTWVLKENIDNKFEKNEKILYTDNKSINKDRVVGRSEWTNRRFKSACDKFNGVYSCSDSSDETEYVRKKHRHRHRRKKRHPRFGYDIKDLDSFLSQASLDHPGNIPVVIAFPTTLYQTQKNLQRELPLPLGTVVNAVFKNQQWLYTQTPHGDEGYVLYSACLPLGILPSRTSLQKKTPCWESSTDIYPRPCGNLTDTEKEHLRGRTRSESSYKRRSRYKSSWAEKDFDTLYLKTKSVSNLTDNKENFRGVRNTLLVVNTDYIGSALNKTLTVFKGDVVTLVPGLTESDVDSEWFFVKKSDGTEGFIPADIVGHGFL from the exons ATGAAACGCATCTTACGAAGACTGCGAGAGA AACTTCTGCCAAAAGATTTACCGCCACCGTACAGTGTGAACGATGGAAATTACGAAAACCGACCGGACGAACTGCGTAATGAg gtTATACCCTCTCCAGCCCCGCCAGTACGCGAAGTTATAGATCTATTAGCCAATTGTAACATAACGAACAGCAGTGAACAATTTTCCGAAGTCGAATACGCCGAAATAGGAGACATGGGGCTTTGGCATTCCACTCCTCTACCCCATAGACACAAATCGAAAGTATCCCTAACGTGGGTACTGAAAGAAAACATAGACAACAAATTCGAAAAGAACGAGAAAATTCTATACACAGATAACAAATCAATAAACAAAGATAGAGTTGTAGGCAGAAGTGAATGGACAAATCGTCGGTTTAAAAGTGCTTGTGATAAATTTAATGGTGTTTATTCGTGTTCGGACTCAAGTGATGAaacggaatacgtaagaaagaAGCATAGACATCGGCATAGACGGAAGAAACGGCATCCTAGATTCGGCTACGATATCAAGGATTTGGATAGCTTTTTAAGTCAG GCCTCATTAGACCATCCAGGCAACATACCAGTAGTGATAGCCTTCCCAACAACGCTATACCAAACCCAGAAGAACTTACAACGTGAGCTGCCTTTACCCCTCGGTACGGTGGTCAACGCAGTGTTCAAGAATCAGCAGTGGCTGTACACACAGACCCCGCATGGAGACGAAGGCTATGTGTTGTATAGCGCCTGTTTGCCTTTAGGAATACTGCCTTCTag GACATCGCTCCAGAAGAAAACACCATGCTGGGAAAGCAGCACAGACATCTATCCACGGCCATGTGGAAACCTCACAGATACCGAAAAGGAACATCTTCGCGGCCGAACGCGGTCAGAGAGCAGCTACAAACGCAGAAGTCGCTACAAAAGCTCCTGGGCAGAAAAGGACTTTGATACCCTGTACTTAAAGACTAAATCCGTATCCAACCTTACTGATAATAAGGAAAACTTTAGGGGTGTGCGTAATACTTTGTTAGTGGTGAATACAGATTATATAGGCAGTGCGTTGAACAAAACGTTAACAGTGTTTAAAGGTGATGTTGTCACATTGGTTCCTGGACTCACAGAGAGTGACGTGGACTCTGAATGGTTTTTTGTGAAGAAAAGTGATGGAACCGAAGGCTTTATTCCTGCGGATATTGTAGGACATGGCTTTTTGTAA
- the LOC123691446 gene encoding THO complex subunit 6, with amino-acid sequence MIDKILYNTILSQSFSPCGKYLVAGDIYGDIGIFDLDGILRPDPDSISPDFNKPKKIHKITSGTSICSLASIDKFLIAGTVNEIHAWEWKAIVNPKLSKPSWTIKIKSQSFMEQCDINSLWVSDDAEKLYAGCGDNKVYVFNLEDGSLLTSYEGHESYIHCIHGNNNQLISAGEDGLVMLWDHRTGKAHNKIEPHKNSKVSRPDVGKWVGAASLGEDWIVCGGGPRLALWHLRSLDAVTTFDIPDHGIHVASFHDDCVVAGGTAKHLYQLSYSGEIRVELPVSSTTVYSAIMRSEPNKVLAIAGSSPDIDLCSTFNYRDQVLRFG; translated from the exons atgattgacaaaattttatataacacaATACTTTCTCAATCGTTTTCGCCTTgtggaaaatatttagtagCCGGTGATATTTATGGAGATATTGGTATTTTTGA CTTAGATGGTATCTTGCGCCCCGATCCAGATTCTATTTCTCCCGACTTTAATAAACcgaaaaaaatacacaaaatcaCTTCAGGCACTTCAATATGTAGCTTAGCAAGTATAGATAAGTTCTTGATAGCTGGTACAGTCAATGAAATACATGCTTGGGAATGGAAAGCAATCGTAAATCCAAAATTAAGTAAACCTTCTTGGACAATCAAGATAAAATCTCAGTCGTTTATGGAACAGTGTGATATAAACAGTTTATGGGTATCTGATGATGCTGAGAAATTGTATGCTGGCTGCGGAGATAATAAGgtgtatgtttttaatttggaaGATGGTAGTTTATTGACTAGTTATGAAGGCCATGAGAGTTATATACACTGCATTCATGGAAA CAACAACCAATTGATATCAGCTGGTGAAGACGGTTTAGTAATGCTTTGGGATCATAGAACAGGGAAAGCTCACAATAAGATAGAACCACATAAGAATAGCAAGGTGTCTCGCCCAGATGTTGGCAAATGGGTCGGTGCTGCTTCTTTGGGAGAGGATTGGATT gtaTGTGGCGGTGGTCCACGTCTCGCGCTCTGGCATTTACGATCCCTCGACGCAGTGACCACCTTCGACATTCCCGACCACGGTATACACGTAGCATCCTTCCACGATGACTGTGTAGTCGCTGGGGGAACAGCCAAGCATTTGTACCAACTCAGTTACTCCGGAGAAATAAGAGTGGAACTACCAGTATCGTCAACTACAGTGTACTCTGCGATTATGCGATCAGAACCTAATAAAGTGTTAGCGATTGCTGGTTCCAGTCCAGATATTGATTTGTGCAGCACTTTCAATTATAGGGATCAAGTGTTGAGATTTGGATAA
- the LOC123691445 gene encoding uncharacterized protein LOC123691445 isoform X2, with protein sequence MGLWHSTPLPHRHKSKVSLTWVLKENIDNKFEKNEKILYTDNKSINKDRVVGRSEWTNRRFKSACDKFNGVYSCSDSSDETEYVRKKHRHRHRRKKRHPRFGYDIKDLDSFLSQASLDHPGNIPVVIAFPTTLYQTQKNLQRELPLPLGTVVNAVFKNQQWLYTQTPHGDEGYVLYSACLPLGILPSRTSLQKKTPCWESSTDIYPRPCGNLTDTEKEHLRGRTRSESSYKRRSRYKSSWAEKDFDTLYLKTKSVSNLTDNKENFRGVRNTLLVVNTDYIGSALNKTLTVFKGDVVTLVPGLTESDVDSEWFFVKKSDGTEGFIPADIVGHGFL encoded by the exons ATGGGGCTTTGGCATTCCACTCCTCTACCCCATAGACACAAATCGAAAGTATCCCTAACGTGGGTACTGAAAGAAAACATAGACAACAAATTCGAAAAGAACGAGAAAATTCTATACACAGATAACAAATCAATAAACAAAGATAGAGTTGTAGGCAGAAGTGAATGGACAAATCGTCGGTTTAAAAGTGCTTGTGATAAATTTAATGGTGTTTATTCGTGTTCGGACTCAAGTGATGAaacggaatacgtaagaaagaAGCATAGACATCGGCATAGACGGAAGAAACGGCATCCTAGATTCGGCTACGATATCAAGGATTTGGATAGCTTTTTAAGTCAG GCCTCATTAGACCATCCAGGCAACATACCAGTAGTGATAGCCTTCCCAACAACGCTATACCAAACCCAGAAGAACTTACAACGTGAGCTGCCTTTACCCCTCGGTACGGTGGTCAACGCAGTGTTCAAGAATCAGCAGTGGCTGTACACACAGACCCCGCATGGAGACGAAGGCTATGTGTTGTATAGCGCCTGTTTGCCTTTAGGAATACTGCCTTCTag GACATCGCTCCAGAAGAAAACACCATGCTGGGAAAGCAGCACAGACATCTATCCACGGCCATGTGGAAACCTCACAGATACCGAAAAGGAACATCTTCGCGGCCGAACGCGGTCAGAGAGCAGCTACAAACGCAGAAGTCGCTACAAAAGCTCCTGGGCAGAAAAGGACTTTGATACCCTGTACTTAAAGACTAAATCCGTATCCAACCTTACTGATAATAAGGAAAACTTTAGGGGTGTGCGTAATACTTTGTTAGTGGTGAATACAGATTATATAGGCAGTGCGTTGAACAAAACGTTAACAGTGTTTAAAGGTGATGTTGTCACATTGGTTCCTGGACTCACAGAGAGTGACGTGGACTCTGAATGGTTTTTTGTGAAGAAAAGTGATGGAACCGAAGGCTTTATTCCTGCGGATATTGTAGGACATGGCTTTTTGTAA
- the LOC123691448 gene encoding rabenosyn-5 yields MATANDDEILEGFLCPICKADLKSATQLTSHFESQHEEEQDLLRSLKDIFGKAKKIILNADENDLKETFDRALKLTTQDFVFLDDEQTVGVSRSSSDYFRAVRSARLERYATETNKLLIRLDKLICNMPNEASQRKQHEQEVVPWLDGSSVKLCPNCAKSFSLTRRKHHCRLCGSILCHDCSLFLDLNIARAIIDPSAPQPSNPSQEVTEKNGLRLCEHCYNLIELRKQVQESRNAKTVLMTAYEQMRSLMDQAGPAVAMYEKMCQSLFDGETTYNLQDVNAMRGKIGKLAEGIDLLSKQIVGFPVQPGTRQARLQNSVRQAAAHYIKEELLSLRKLPTEEQIEEVRKERYARAQKQVEMERRRVEREREGKEMERASTSNNMEHDDDNPILEQMNIIREYIREARKELRFEEVAILETNLKELKKEYQLQMLSNKS; encoded by the exons ATGGCTACAGCAAACGATGATGAGATTCTGGAAGGATTTCTCTGTCCAATTTGTAAAGCTGATCTAAAATCAGCAACACAATTAACTAGCCACTTTGAAAGTCAACATGAAGAGGAGCAGGATCTCTTACGGTCTCTGAAGGATATATTTGGTAAAGCGAAGAAGATAATTTTGAACGCTGATGAGAATGACTTGAAGGAGACGTTTGACCGCGCGTTAAAGCTGACTACCCAAGATTTTGTCTTCCTTGACGACGAACAAACAGTAGGTGTGTCCCGAAGCTCTAGTGATTACTTCCGAGCCGTCCGTTCAGCAAGACTGGAGCGATATGCCACAGAAACTAACAAATTGTTGATTAGACTCGACAAATTAATCTGTAATATGCCAAATGAAGCTAGCCAAAGGAAACAACATGAACAGGAA gtTGTGCCCTGGCTGGATGGATCATCAGTCAAGCTATGTCCAAATTGTGCCAAGTCATTCAGTCTCACGAGAAGGAAACACCACTGTCGCCTCTGTGGTTCCATACTATGCCATGATTGCTCTCTATTTCTGGATCTAAATATAGCTA GAGCGATAATAGACCCATCAGCTCCTCAACCATCGAATCCAAGTCAAGAAGTAACAGAGAAGAATGGGCTGCGCCTCTGTGAACATTGCTACAATTTGATAGAACTACGGAAGCAAGTGCAGGAGAGTCGTAACGCTAAAACCGTGTTAATGACGGCATATGAGCAAATGAGGAGCCTGATGGACCAGGCTGGGCCAGCTGTGGCCATGTATGAAAAG ATGTGTCAAAGCCTTTTCGACGGTGAGACAACATATAACCTACAAGATGTGAATGCAATGCGCGGTAAAATTGGTAAATTAGCGGAAGGGATAGATCTGCTCAGCAAGCAGATAGTTGGCTTTCCCGTGCAGCCTGGCACTAGACAGGCTCGACTGCAAAACTCGGTTCGACAAGCAGCTGCACATTATATTAAG GAGGAACTGCTATCCTTACGTAAACTACCCACCGAGGAACAAATAGAGGAGGTACGTAAAGAGCGATACGCGAGGGCCCAAAAGCAAGTGGAAATGGAGAGGAGAAGGGTGGAAAGGGAAAGGGAAGGGAAGGAAATGGAACGAGCTAGTACCAGCAATAACATGGAGCATGACGATGACAACCCTATATTGGAACAGATGAATATTATTAGGGAGTATATTAGAGAAGCACGGAAGGAGCTGAGGTTTGAAGAG GTGGCCATATTGGAAACAAATCTCAAAGAACTTAAGAAGGAATATCAGCTACAAATGCTCTCAAACAAGTCCTAG